A genomic segment from Cricetulus griseus strain 17A/GY chromosome 8, alternate assembly CriGri-PICRH-1.0, whole genome shotgun sequence encodes:
- the C1r gene encoding complement C1r subcomponent produces the protein MQLFALLLVTLFYRVGGSTYTPQKLYGEVTSPLYPKPYPNDFETTTVIMVPRGYRVKLVFWQFDVEPSEGCLYDYVKISADKKTLGRFCGQLDSPLGNPPGEKEFVSQGNKMLLTFHTDFSNEENGTVMFYKGFKAYYQAVDIDECAPQSNSMEGDYQPQCQHLCHNYVGGYFCSCRPGYELQKNGQSCQAECSSALYTEPSGYISSLEYPQPYPPDLRCNSSIRVERGLTLHLKFLDPFEIDDHQQVHCPYDQLQIYANGKNLGEFCGSQKPPDLDTRSNAVDLVFFTDESGDSRGWKLHYTTEIIKCPQPKTLDEFTIIQEPQPQYQFRDYFIATCKQGYQLVEGNQVLHSFTAVCQDDGTWHRAMPRCKIKDCGQPRSLSNGYLHYITTKGVNTYEARIQYYCHDPYYKMKTRAGSSESVRGLYTCTAQGIWKNEEEGEKMPRCLPVCGKPVNPVKQKQRIIGGEEAKPGNFPWQAFTNIHGRGGGALLGDRWILTAAHTIYPKGHNKESNPSNDIFLGHTNIEEIEKLGHHPVRRVIIHPDYRQDEPNNFEGDIALLELENSVTLGPNLLPICLPDNETFYDKSLMGYVSGFGITEDKLAFSLRFVRLPVADREACRRWLQTKKSNDVFSQNMFCSGDPTLKQDACQGDSGSAFAVWDRDRDVWIATGIVSWGIGCGKGYGFYTKLLNYVDWIKKEMGEED, from the exons AT GCAACTCTTCGCCCTCCTTCTGGTGACCCTGTTCTACAGGGTGGGGGGCTCCACCTACACCCCTCAGAAGCTCTACGGAGAGGTGACCTCTCCTCTATATCCCAAGCCTTACCCCAATGACTTTGAGACAACCACTGTGATCATGGTCCCCAGGGGGTACAGGGTGAAGCTCGTCTTCTGGCAGTTTGACGTGGAACCCTCTGAAGGCTGTCTTTATGACTATGTCAAG ATTTCTGCTGATAAGAAAACTCTAGGGCGGTTCTGTGGGCAGCTGGACTCTCCCCTGGGGAACCCCCCGGGAGAGAAGGAATTCGTGTCCCAGGGGAACAAGATGCTGTTGACCTTTCACACAGACTTCTCCAATGAAGAGAATGGAACCGTCATGTTCTACAAGGGCTTCAAGGCCTACTACCAGGCTGTGG ACATTGACGAATGTGCGCCCCAGTCCAACTCAATGGAAGGTGACTACCAGCCCCAGTGCCAACACCTGTGTCACAACTATGTTGGAGGCTACTTCTGTTCCTGCCGTCCAGGCTATGAGCTTCAGAAAAATGGACAGTCCTGTCAGG CTGAATGCAGCAGTGCGCTGTACACAGAGCCCTCAGGGTATATCTCTAGCCTCGAATACCCACAGCCCTACCCACCGGATCTGCGCTGCAACTCCAGCATCCGGGTAGAGCGGGGCCTCACTCTGCATCTCAAGTTCCTGGATCCTTTTGAAATTGATGACCACCAGCAAGTACACTGTCCCTATGACCAGCTCCAG ATTTATGCTAATGGGAAGAACTTGGGTGAATTCTGTGGAAGTCAAAAGCCTCCAGACCTTGACACCCGCAGCAATGCAGTGGATCTGGTGTTCTTCACAGATGAGTCAGGGGACAGTCGAGGCTGGAAGCTGCATTACACCACTGAGA TCATTAAGTGCCCCCAGCCCAAGACCCTAGATGAGTTCACCATCATCCAGGAACCACAGCCGCAGTACCAGTTCCGGGATTACTTCATTGCCACCTGCAAACAAGGCTACCAGCTCGTGGAG GGAAACCAGGTGCTGCACTCCTTCACAGCTGTTTGCCAGGATGATGGCACATGGCATCGTGCCATGCCCAGGTGCAAGA TCAAGGACTGTGGGCAGCCCCGAAGCCTGTCTAATGGGTACCTCCACTACATCACCACAAAAGGCGTGAACACCTATGAAGCCAGGATCCAATACTACTGCCATGACCCGTATTACAAGATGAAGACCAGAGCTGGCAGCAGCGAGTCTGTGCGAG GGTTATATACCTGCACAGCCCAGGGCATTTGGAAGaatgaagaggaaggggagaagatgcCCCGGTGTCTGCCAG TGTGTGGGAAGCCTGTCAACCCTGTGAAGCAGAAGCAACGTATCATCGGAGGGGAGGAAGCCAAACCCGGCAACTTCCCCTGGCAGGCATTCACCAACATCCATGGGCGAGGAGGCGGGGCCCTGCTCGGAGACCGTTGGATCCTCACCGCAGCCCACACCATCTACCCCAAGggacacaacaaagaaagcaacCCTAGTAATGATATTTTCCTGGGCCACACAAATATTGAAGAGATCGAAAAATTGGGACATCACCCAGTCCGTAGGGTCATCATCCATCCCGACTACCGCCAAGATGAACCTAACAATTTTGAAGGAGACATTGCCCTGTTGGAACTGGAAAACAGTGTCACACTGGGTCCCAACCTCCTCCCCATCTGTCTCCCTGACAATGAGACCTTCTATGACAAAAGCCTCATGGGTTACGTCAGTGGCTTTGGGATAACAGAAGATAAACTTGCTTTTAGCCTCAGGTTTGTCCGTCTGCCTGTAGCTGATCGAGAAGCATGCCGGAGATGGCTCCAGACGAAAAAGAGTAATGATGTCTTTTCTCAAAATATGTTCTGTTCCGGGGACCCGACTCTAAAGCAGGATGCCTGCCAGGGGGACAGTGGAAGTGCGTTTGCAGTCTGGGACAGAGACCGTGATGTCTGGATTGCCACCGGCATCGTGTCCTGGGGCATTGGGTGTGGTAAGGGATACGGCTTTTACACCAAGTTACTTAATTATGTTGACTGGATCAAGAAAGAGATGGGAGAGGAAGACTGA